The Lycium barbarum isolate Lr01 chromosome 12, ASM1917538v2, whole genome shotgun sequence genome includes a region encoding these proteins:
- the LOC132624460 gene encoding uncharacterized protein LOC132624460, protein MNHASWKIMLLIIFFHVQHTSADLVDVVCKTTQNYKLCAESLRSDPRSLNADAKGLALIMIQLALYKTTRNIVYIERQMIELNKLDDLTSQQCLQVCYKKYNFIVNYFILNAIKDLYLNRYRDATFAIALSGRNISSCADTCVNSPFFNLANRSNEYAYFVQVVADKVVDTTAENATGSGATTVASSNRTIIIPAMAATKKPEKFSGIDFKR, encoded by the exons ATGAACCATGCATCATGGAAAATAATGCTTCTTATTATTTTCTTCCATGTCCAACACACATCAGCAGATCTTGTAGATGTTGTTTGTAAAACAACTCAAAATTATAAACTTTGTGCTGAATCTCTCAGATCAGATCCTCGTAGTTTGAATGCAGATGCAAAAGGCCTCGCACTTATCATGATTCAATTGGCTTTGTACAAGACCACTCGCAATATTGTTTATATCGAGCGACAAATGATTGAGCTGAATAAACTTGATGATTTAACTTCCCAGCAATGCCTTCAAGTTTGCTATAAAAAATACAACTTTATTGTAAATTATTTCATCCTAAATGCCATTAAAGATTTGTACTTGAACAGGTATCGCGATGCAACTTTTGCTATTGCACTGTCTGGTCGAAATATTTCAAGTTGTGCAGATACTTGTGTGAACTCTCCTTTCTTTAACTTGGCAAATAGGAGCAATGAATATGCATATTTTGTTCAAGTAGTTGCCGAT AAAGTGGTTGATACCACTGCCGAGAACGCTACTGGTTCTGGTGCAACGACTGTCGCCTCTTCCAATCGCACCATAATTATCCCTGCAATGGCTGCGACAAAAAAGCCCGAAAAGTTTTCTGGCATCGACTTTAAACGCTAG